The Plasmodium yoelii strain 17X genome assembly, chromosome: 4 genome has a window encoding:
- a CDS encoding vesicle transport v-SNARE protein, putative produces the protein MITYSEYFDEYTADLNKYLHKIKHSIYNIKNKEDYNKIREYITESEKCIKQITVETNSLPKGSHKIFEQINKYNSDLKKYKNILEKMNGDYYSEVTDREYDLTKKYIEGTNFLDESERRAQDVEDMGYTIMSELTSQRTTLLKTKRHVDETRQEQSRIKRIMLSIYNNKIIYKYLLIVIIILLAIANVGVIIYKIRR, from the exons atgataactTACTCAGAATACTTTGACGAATATACAGCAgacttaaataaatatttacataaaataaagcattcaatttataacattaaaa aTAAAGaggattataataaaattcgCGAATATATTACAGAGTCTGAAAAAtgt ATAAAACAAATCACCGTCGAAACGAATAGTTTACCAAAAGGATctcataaaatatttgaacAA attaataaatataattcagacctaaaaaaatataaaaatattttagaaaaaatgaaTGGTGACTATTATTCTGAA gTTACCGACAGAGAATAtgatttaacaaaaaaatatattgaggGAACAAATTTCTTGGATGAATCTGAAag gagAGCTCAAGATGTCGAGGATATGg GATATACAATAATGAGTGAATTAACTTCTCAAAGGACTACACTTTTAAAAACTAAACGACAT gTCGACGAAACAAGACAGGAGCAAAGCAGAATAAAGAGAATTATGTtgagtatatataataacaagataatatataaatatttattgatagtaataataatattgttgGCAATAGCAAATGTTGGAGTTATCATTTACAAGATAAGGCgttaa
- a CDS encoding serine/threonine protein phosphatase, which translates to MTRGDEKKWIEQLRMNPPKLLDEDDLRFVCQKVKEILIEENNVQSISTPVIICGDIHGQFFDLLELFDVGGDIMTNDYIFLGDYVDRGYNSVETFEYLLLLKLLFPKNITLLRGNHESRQITTVYGFYDECFKKYGNANAWKYCTDIFDYLTLAALVDNQIFCVHGGLSPEIKLIDQLRLINRVQEIPHEGAFGDIMWSDPDEVEDWVANPRGAGWLFGPKVTKKFNYINNLELIARAHQLAMEGYRYMFDDSTIITVWSAPNYCYRCGNVAAIMRIDENMNRQMLIFKDTPDSRNSVKNKATIPYFL; encoded by the coding sequence ATGACTAGGGGAGacgaaaaaaaatggattGAGCAGTTACGCATGAACCCACCAAAGTTGCTAGATGAAGATGATTTGAGATTTGTATGTCAAAAGGTTAAGGAAATTCTAATAGAAGAGAATAATGTTCAGTCTATAAGTACACCAGTAATAATATGTGGAGATATACATGGAcaattttttgatttattagAATTATTTGATGTTGGTGGAGATATTATGActaatgattatatttttttaggtGATTATGTAGATAGAGGTTATAATAGTGTAGAAAcatttgaatatttattattattaaaattattatttcctaaaaatataacattattaCGAGGTAATCATGAAAGTAGGCAAATAACTACAGTTTATGGGTTCTATGATGAGtgctttaaaaaatatggaaatgCAAATGCTTGGAAATATTGCACAGATATTTTTGATTATTTAACACTAGCAGCTCTTGTTGATAATCAAATATTTTGTGTCCATGGAGGTTTGTCTCCagaaattaaattaatagaTCAACTTCGATTAATAAATCGGGTTCAAGAAATACCTCATGAAGGTGCCTTTGGCGATATTATGTGGTCAGACCCCGATGAAGTAGAAGATTGGGTAGCCAATCCAAGAGGAGCTGGGTGGTTATTTGGGCCAAAAGTTAcgaaaaaatttaattatattaataatctTGAATTAATAGCTAGAGCTCATCAGCTAGCCATGGAGGGGTATCGATATATGTTTGACGATTCTACAATTATTACGGTTTGGTCAGCTCCAAACTATTGTTATAGATGTGGAAACGTTGCAGCAATTATGAGAATTgatgaaaatatgaatagGCAAATGCTAATATTTAAGGATACCCCCGATTCGAGAAATTCAGTGAAAAATAAAGCGACCATTCCGTATTTTTTatag
- a CDS encoding DER1-like protein, putative has translation MLVSKFLFFLSLIASVRYYYYCDAKVCVNDISSQLLKNISFKNSIRNDGKTKGQNICYNFRKEKKNILKKKIKKKYSLNYSKEYTQKKKKKYNLYFLNSSKFTDIKENVKAWFNLDYIENHYAYSYIKSFARIPPITKIYLLNTFILSVLIHLNKNVYKYILYDFDKIFKNGEIWRLVTPYFYIGNLYLQYILMFNYLNIYMSSVEIAHYKNPEDFLIFLTYGYISNILFTIIASMYNENVMDLKKYIHKIINLIITIPSTNNKDDKKLVQKETYNHLGYVFSTYILYYWSRINEGSLINCFDLFFIKAEYIPFFFVIQNILLYNEFSFFEVASILSSYTFFTYEKYFKSNFLRDLFSGFLKYIRVYPMYNMYKEEYE, from the coding sequence ATGCTTgtatcaaaatttttatttttcttaagCTTAATTGCTAGTGTAAggtactattattattgtgaCGCTAAAGTTTGTGTAAATGACATTTCAAGTCagttgttaaaaaatatttcgtTTAAAAATAGTATAAGAAATGATGGTAAGACCAAAGggcaaaatatatgttataattttaggaaggaaaagaaaaatattttgaaaaaaaaaattaaaaaaaaatattcattgaATTATTCTAAAGaatatacacaaaaaaaaaaaaaaaagtataatttatattttttaaattcatcaaaatttactgatataaaagaaaatgttaAAGCGTGGTTTAATTTGGACTATATAGAAAATCATTATGCTTATTCTTATATAAAATCTTTTGCTCGAATACCTCctattacaaaaatatatttgttaaacaCCTTTATATTAAGtgttttaattcatttaaacaaaaatgtttataaatatattttatatgattttgataaaatatttaaaaacggGGAAATCTGGAGATTAGTAACAccctatttttatataggaaatttatatttacaatatattttaatgtttaattatttaaatatatatatgtcatCAGTTGAAATAGCACATTATAAAAACCCAGaagattttttaatttttcttacATATGGTTATATAtcgaatattttatttactataattGCCAGTATGTACAATGAAAATGTTATGGacttgaaaaaatatatacacaaaataataaatttaattattactattccttcTACTAATAATAAAGACGATAAAAAATTAGTACAAAAAGAAACTTATAATCATTTAGGTTATGTTTTTtcaacatatatattatattattggAGTCGAATAAATGAAGGTTCTTTAATTAATTGTTTTGATCTATTTTTCATTAAAGCAGAATATatcccttttttttttgttatacaaaacattttattatataacgaattttcttttttcgaAGTTGCTTCCATATTATCAAgttatactttttttacatatgaaaaatattttaaatcgAATTTTTTAAGGGATTTATTTAGCGGGTTCCTCAAATATATTCGAGTCTATCCTATGTACAATATGTACAAAGAGGAGTATGaataa
- a CDS encoding HSP20-like chaperone, putative, translating into MFFFCIFAIYVLLFKNVLSKLNFQNEQLAIAFFESHKGYIVTKEEIIDGIEKSWFELTNYLINESIKQGNDFSNDIKIVVNEMKQKFDKLLTASYSIKKIDTINASFQWAQSPEYIFLNIKFSHRWSSPGALKVKDEQIVSENNKFFFSAYSNDPNTVKKKYVVDIDLLHDIINSETKYNFASVGKVVITLKKKEKKIWNRLLLSKEKNPNLQVWWDMKEKYNDSVLEFLKEEEQKRKNEKTENGNEDENSEDENSEDELLYEQAEIDDNKNNNDKNNKIEKDMIDEDL; encoded by the exons atgttttttttttgtatttttgctatttatgttttattgttTAAAAATGTCTTATCAAAACTAAATTTTCAAAACGAGCAATTGGCAATTGCCTTTTTCGAGTCTCATAAAGGCTACATTGTTACTAAaga AGAAATAATAGACGGGATAGAGAAGTCCTGGTTTGAACTCACAAACTATTTGATTAATGAATCAATAAAACAAG gAAACGACTTTAGcaatgatataaaaatagtagtGAATGAAATGAAACAGAAATTCGATAAACTTTTGACAGCATCTTATtccattaaaaaaatagatac GATAAATGCATCATTTCAATGGGCTCAATCACcagaatatatttttttaaatataaaattttcgCATAGATGGAGTTCACCAG gtGCTCTAAAAGTGAAAGATGAACAAATTGTTTctgaaaataataagttttttttttcggcTTATAGTAACGACCCAAATacagtaaaaaaaaaatatgtagtTGATATTGACCTTCTTCATGATATAATTAATTCG GagacaaaatataattttgccTCTGTTGGAAAGGTTGTAATtaccttaaaaaaaaaggaaaaaaaaatatggaatagattattattatctaaGGAGAAAAATCCCAACTTGCAAGTTTGGTGGGACATGAAGGAAAA aTATAATGATAGTGTTTTGGAGTTTTTAAAAGAAGAGGaacaaaaaaggaaaaacgaaaaaacagaaaatgGAAATGAAGATGAAAATAGTGAAGATGAAAATAGCGAAGATGAgttattatatgaacaagCTGAAATAGacgataataaaaataacaatgataaaaataataaaattgaaaaggATATGATAGATGAGGATTTATAg